The following proteins are encoded in a genomic region of Synechococcus sp. WH 8016:
- the gshA gene encoding glutamate--cysteine ligase, which produces MIQKLRLKGFEVELFTGRSDGENVGVAELVKQDLTEFCVEPDHRNLEYITEPESDYGKLKEALLAPRRRLRTWLAERDLTLLPGSTLTLGDASRFERSNPNDPYHDLIEATYGTTVVTASIHINLGISDPADLFPALRLVRCEAALLLALSASSPFLNRQITGAHSQRWLQFPLTPKQVPLFRDLEHFVEWTDTQLVEGRMHNVRHLWTSVRPNGPQRPFDLNRIELRICDLVTNPDLLLAITALMELRVLMLLQEPDQLDPFKASELNAEQLMVLSDTNDAAAARHSLDAQLHDWRDGRQRLCRDWLREMIKAVMPLAHDLELASSLLPLESVLAEGNQAMRWLKGIENGRSLEEEFRTGILEMEREEQPIDQSLADALG; this is translated from the coding sequence ATGATCCAAAAGCTCAGACTCAAAGGGTTTGAAGTGGAGCTATTCACCGGTCGGAGCGACGGTGAAAATGTTGGTGTTGCCGAGCTGGTCAAGCAAGACCTCACTGAATTTTGCGTTGAGCCAGACCACCGCAATCTGGAGTACATCACAGAGCCTGAATCCGATTACGGAAAGCTCAAGGAGGCCCTGCTCGCGCCGCGCCGCCGCCTCCGGACGTGGCTGGCAGAACGTGATCTCACCTTGCTCCCAGGCAGCACTCTCACCTTGGGTGATGCCTCGCGATTTGAACGATCCAATCCAAACGACCCGTATCACGACCTCATCGAAGCCACCTACGGCACCACGGTCGTCACAGCCAGCATTCATATCAACCTGGGGATCAGTGACCCAGCCGATTTATTCCCCGCGCTTCGGCTTGTGCGTTGTGAAGCAGCCCTTCTGCTTGCCCTGAGCGCCAGTTCACCCTTTCTCAACCGCCAGATCACCGGCGCCCATTCACAACGTTGGCTGCAATTCCCCCTCACTCCCAAACAGGTTCCCCTCTTTCGCGATCTCGAGCATTTCGTGGAATGGACGGACACCCAGCTGGTGGAGGGGCGCATGCATAACGTGCGCCATCTATGGACCTCAGTCCGTCCCAATGGTCCACAACGGCCCTTTGATCTCAATCGAATCGAACTGCGGATCTGCGATTTAGTCACCAATCCAGATCTGCTTCTGGCGATTACAGCCCTGATGGAACTGCGCGTGTTGATGTTGCTTCAGGAGCCCGATCAACTCGACCCCTTCAAGGCGAGTGAACTGAATGCCGAACAGCTGATGGTGCTCAGCGATACCAATGACGCCGCTGCCGCCAGGCATAGCCTTGATGCACAGCTGCATGATTGGCGTGATGGGCGCCAACGCTTATGTCGCGACTGGCTGCGGGAGATGATCAAGGCCGTGATGCCTCTAGCGCACGACCTGGAACTGGCCTCCTCTCTGCTCCCTCTCGAATCCGTTCTTGCGGAAGGGAATCAAGCCATGCGTTGGCTCAAAGGAATCGAGAATGGACGCAGCCTTGAAGAGGAATTCCGCACTGGCATCCTCGAGATGGAACGGGAAGAACAGCCGATCGACCAATCCCTTGCTGACGCTTTGGGATGA
- a CDS encoding anthranilate synthase component I codes for MLCPDRSAFFEAARCGATFIPVAHSWPADLETPLTTWLKVGEGHPPGVLLESVEGGENLGRWSVIACDPLWTLSARGNALTRRWRDGYEESFQGNPLDVLRECTNAYKPVSLPGLPPLGQLYGMWGYELIRWIEPSVPVHQADEDAPPDGIWMLMDSILIIDQVKRLITAVAYGDLSSTRAAAKTADQAWDEAMGRIDGLENRMASPLPQVRPLRWKPDARPTPETESNRSPENYQQAVATAQEHIAAGDAFQLVISQRLETRVSQPPLEIYRSLRMVNPSPYMAFFDFGDWYLIGSSPEVMVKAEPDQGGIRASLRPIAGTRPRGRNELEDRNFEVDLLADPKERAEHVMLVDLGRNDLGRVCAAGTVDVKELMVIERYSHVMHIVSQVEGRLAQGRDVWDLLMASFPAGTVSGAPKIRAMQLIHQLEPDARGPYSGVYGSVDLAGALNTAITIRTMVVRPHPKGGWNIQVQAGAGVVADSDPASEYQETLNKARAMLTALACLEDAES; via the coding sequence ATGCTCTGCCCCGACCGCTCCGCCTTTTTTGAAGCAGCACGCTGCGGGGCAACCTTCATTCCCGTAGCCCATAGCTGGCCCGCTGATCTGGAAACCCCTCTCACCACCTGGCTCAAGGTCGGTGAAGGCCACCCGCCTGGGGTTTTACTCGAATCTGTCGAAGGTGGCGAGAACCTTGGACGTTGGAGTGTGATTGCCTGTGATCCTTTATGGACACTCTCAGCCAGAGGGAATGCCCTAACCCGCCGCTGGCGAGACGGCTACGAAGAGAGCTTTCAAGGCAATCCCCTAGACGTTCTTCGTGAATGCACGAATGCCTACAAGCCTGTCTCCCTCCCAGGGCTGCCACCCCTTGGGCAGTTGTATGGGATGTGGGGATATGAGCTGATCCGCTGGATTGAACCCAGCGTTCCCGTGCATCAAGCCGACGAGGACGCCCCTCCTGACGGCATTTGGATGCTGATGGACAGCATCTTGATCATCGATCAAGTGAAGCGTTTGATCACGGCTGTGGCCTATGGAGATTTGAGCAGCACGAGGGCCGCGGCCAAGACCGCAGATCAAGCCTGGGACGAAGCCATGGGTCGCATCGATGGGCTTGAAAACCGCATGGCATCACCTCTCCCCCAGGTGCGTCCCCTGCGCTGGAAGCCTGATGCGAGGCCTACCCCTGAAACAGAGAGCAATCGATCCCCAGAAAATTATCAACAAGCCGTTGCCACGGCCCAAGAACACATCGCCGCAGGAGACGCCTTCCAGCTCGTGATCAGCCAACGGCTGGAAACACGCGTCTCGCAACCACCCTTAGAGATCTACCGGAGCTTGAGGATGGTCAATCCATCCCCTTACATGGCCTTCTTTGATTTCGGGGACTGGTACCTGATCGGCTCAAGCCCTGAAGTGATGGTCAAGGCAGAACCAGACCAGGGAGGTATTCGTGCCAGCCTTAGGCCCATCGCTGGCACGCGCCCACGCGGGCGCAATGAACTGGAAGACCGAAATTTTGAAGTGGATCTCCTTGCTGATCCCAAAGAACGGGCGGAGCACGTGATGTTGGTTGACCTTGGCCGCAATGACCTAGGCCGGGTCTGCGCCGCTGGCACGGTGGATGTCAAGGAGCTGATGGTGATCGAGCGCTACTCCCATGTGATGCACATCGTCAGCCAGGTGGAAGGACGATTGGCTCAAGGACGTGACGTATGGGACTTGCTGATGGCCTCGTTCCCAGCGGGAACGGTGAGCGGCGCTCCAAAGATCAGGGCCATGCAGCTCATTCATCAGTTGGAGCCCGATGCTCGAGGGCCTTACTCCGGCGTCTACGGTTCTGTTGATCTGGCCGGCGCTCTGAATACGGCTATCACCATCCGCACCATGGTGGTCCGTCCTCATCCGAAGGGGGGGTGGAACATTCAAGTGCAAGCCGGCGCTGGCGTCGTCGCCGATTCCGACCCCGCTTCTGAGTACCAAGAAACCCTGAACAAGGCCCGCGCCATGCTCACTGCTCTCGCTTGCCTTGAGGATGCAGAGTCATGA
- a CDS encoding photosystem I reaction center subunit II PsaD: MTASALTGQLPQYIGSTGGLLNSAETEEKYAITWTSKSAQAFELPTGGAAMMVSGENIMYFARKEQCLALGTQLRTKFKPRIEDFKIYRIFPGGDTEFLHPLDGVFSEKVNEGRPMVGHNPRRIGANPNPANIKFSGRNTFDS, encoded by the coding sequence ATGACAGCATCCGCTTTAACCGGTCAGCTCCCCCAGTACATCGGAAGCACCGGCGGGCTGCTCAATTCCGCTGAAACGGAAGAGAAGTACGCGATCACCTGGACCAGCAAAAGCGCGCAAGCGTTTGAACTGCCCACAGGCGGAGCCGCGATGATGGTTTCTGGCGAAAACATCATGTATTTCGCCCGCAAAGAACAGTGCTTGGCCTTGGGCACCCAACTCCGCACCAAGTTCAAGCCTCGGATCGAAGACTTCAAGATCTATCGGATCTTCCCTGGTGGTGACACCGAGTTCCTCCATCCATTGGATGGTGTCTTCTCGGAGAAGGTCAACGAGGGACGGCCCATGGTGGGACACAACCCCAGGAGAATCGGAGCGAATCCCAATCCTGCAAACATCAAGTTCAGCGGCCGCAACACGTTCGACTCCTGA
- a CDS encoding sensor histidine kinase KdpD produces the protein MLLQSIHQQMAQGVSAGCSDDSTARRMWWAALETLQETLQQNEQAPAGVWLAAPLPALYSPQLLNSLQGWVWAPQALGALTSPTTSLLPPDLLRAGQSQGRATQSLQASTFRHLPLHEGDSHDPLLVVITAKVQIALALHGEPNQRQLLMRSEPEILGTVLGLIEQRLKQDAPDQALALHQALEALGPLQSSCVLGQTFWPSLAVRLASMAPTVTLQASASAPAESQQHPQKTSEQDSAANKVDEELSLLEAIAHEVRTPLSTIRTLIRSLLRRHDLPETAIKRLQMIDTECSEQIDRFGLIFQAAELQRQPESPSVLAQTDLGSMISLLTPSWEQQLQRRGIELSLSIASNLPSVLSDPSRLEPMLGGLVDRCSRGLPSGSQLVLTLQPAGARLKLQLHGQSPAERGEEGASPEPIAQLGPVLSWNPDTGSLQLSQTATRRLLARLGGRLTQRRDRGLTVFFPLAPHC, from the coding sequence ATGTTGCTCCAGAGCATTCACCAACAGATGGCCCAGGGCGTGAGCGCGGGATGCTCCGATGACTCAACGGCGCGGCGGATGTGGTGGGCTGCGTTGGAAACGCTTCAGGAAACGCTTCAACAGAACGAACAAGCCCCAGCCGGCGTTTGGCTTGCGGCCCCCTTGCCCGCGCTGTATTCACCCCAGCTCTTGAACAGCCTGCAGGGATGGGTCTGGGCACCGCAGGCACTCGGAGCTCTCACCTCGCCCACCACAAGCCTCCTGCCTCCAGACCTCTTAAGAGCTGGCCAGAGCCAGGGAAGAGCCACCCAGTCACTCCAGGCATCGACCTTCAGGCACCTGCCCCTTCATGAGGGGGACAGCCACGACCCGCTGTTGGTTGTGATCACAGCCAAGGTGCAAATTGCCTTAGCCCTCCATGGAGAACCAAACCAACGGCAGCTGCTCATGCGCAGTGAGCCTGAAATCCTTGGCACCGTGCTTGGGCTGATTGAACAAAGGCTGAAACAGGATGCCCCCGATCAAGCACTGGCTCTTCATCAAGCCCTCGAAGCGCTCGGCCCTCTGCAAAGCAGCTGTGTCCTCGGGCAAACCTTCTGGCCAAGCCTGGCGGTGCGACTCGCGAGCATGGCTCCCACCGTAACCTTGCAGGCATCGGCATCAGCTCCTGCCGAGAGCCAACAGCACCCACAAAAAACGAGTGAACAAGACTCAGCGGCGAACAAGGTGGATGAGGAGTTGTCCTTGCTTGAGGCCATCGCCCATGAAGTGCGAACACCTCTTTCAACGATTCGCACCCTGATCCGCTCCTTGTTGAGGCGCCATGACTTGCCCGAAACCGCGATCAAGCGCCTTCAGATGATCGACACCGAATGCAGCGAACAAATTGACCGTTTTGGCCTGATCTTTCAGGCGGCAGAGCTACAACGCCAGCCAGAAAGCCCCTCCGTGCTGGCTCAGACTGATCTCGGCAGCATGATCAGCCTCTTAACGCCCTCCTGGGAACAGCAGCTCCAGCGGCGCGGCATCGAGCTCAGTCTTTCCATCGCCAGCAACCTGCCGTCCGTTCTCAGCGATCCAAGTCGCCTAGAGCCGATGCTGGGAGGCCTGGTCGACCGTTGCAGTCGAGGTCTTCCCAGTGGGAGCCAGCTCGTTCTGACCCTGCAACCCGCTGGAGCACGTCTCAAGTTGCAACTGCATGGCCAGAGTCCTGCAGAACGTGGAGAAGAGGGAGCCAGTCCAGAACCCATCGCCCAACTTGGCCCCGTACTGAGCTGGAATCCAGACACGGGAAGTTTGCAGCTCAGTCAGACCGCTACCCGGCGTTTACTCGCCCGACTAGGCGGCCGACTCACCCAGCGACGAGATCGTGGTTTGACTGTATTTTTCCCTTTAGCCCCGCATTGTTGA
- the rodA gene encoding rod shape-determining protein RodA — MKMGPMSREHSLFALNRRRKGWRLKEPVLWGVPLAMVMVAGLLIASTQRQADYADWYHHWITAAVGVVIALVLARLPLLRLKPLLIPIYAITVISLVAVRLIGTTALGAQRWISIGGVHVQPSEFAKLSAILLLAAVLDRHPVERPVDLLRPLGIISIPWFLVFIQPDLGTSLVFGALLLTMLYWSGMPIEWLVLLLSPLATALLAGLFPWGLAAWIPLTMIIAYRSLPWKRVALVLVMIMQSAAALVTPWMWMHGLQDYQRDRLVLFLDPAKDPLGGGYHLLQSTVGIGSGGLFGMGLLQGQLTKLRFIPEQHTDFIFSALGEETGFLGTLLVVIGFALLMGRLLQVAGQSRSDFESLVVIGVATMLMFQVVVNIFMTIGLGPVTGIPLPFMSYGRSAMVVNFLALGLCLSVSRRSKRSLNR, encoded by the coding sequence ATGAAAATGGGCCCGATGAGTCGTGAACACAGCCTGTTCGCTCTCAACCGCCGACGCAAAGGCTGGCGACTCAAGGAGCCGGTGTTATGGGGTGTCCCCCTCGCCATGGTTATGGTGGCGGGTCTCTTGATCGCAAGCACCCAGCGCCAAGCTGATTACGCCGACTGGTATCACCACTGGATCACGGCTGCTGTGGGAGTTGTGATCGCGCTGGTGCTCGCCAGGCTTCCCTTGCTTCGGCTGAAACCACTGCTGATTCCGATCTACGCCATCACGGTGATCAGCCTGGTGGCCGTTCGCCTGATCGGCACCACTGCGCTTGGCGCTCAACGCTGGATCAGCATCGGCGGAGTGCACGTGCAGCCGTCCGAGTTCGCAAAATTGTCGGCGATTCTTTTGCTGGCGGCCGTGCTCGATCGGCACCCTGTCGAACGGCCCGTCGATCTGCTGCGTCCGCTGGGAATCATCTCGATTCCTTGGTTTCTGGTGTTCATCCAGCCTGACCTCGGAACATCGCTCGTTTTTGGAGCGCTGCTTCTCACGATGCTCTATTGGTCTGGCATGCCGATTGAGTGGCTCGTGCTGCTGCTCTCACCCTTGGCGACGGCCCTGCTCGCAGGTCTGTTCCCCTGGGGACTCGCGGCCTGGATCCCTTTAACCATGATCATTGCCTACCGATCATTGCCCTGGAAACGGGTGGCGCTCGTACTGGTGATGATCATGCAATCGGCGGCGGCCCTCGTCACCCCTTGGATGTGGATGCACGGCTTACAGGACTATCAGCGCGATCGCCTCGTGCTGTTTCTGGACCCGGCCAAAGACCCCCTCGGGGGTGGCTATCACCTGTTGCAAAGCACCGTTGGCATTGGATCGGGTGGCTTGTTTGGGATGGGGCTGCTTCAAGGGCAACTCACGAAATTGCGCTTTATTCCTGAACAACACACCGACTTCATCTTCAGTGCCCTTGGAGAAGAGACTGGATTCTTAGGAACGCTGCTCGTTGTGATCGGATTTGCCCTCTTAATGGGGCGCCTCCTGCAGGTGGCCGGGCAAAGCCGTTCTGATTTCGAATCACTCGTGGTGATTGGTGTCGCCACCATGCTGATGTTTCAAGTGGTCGTGAACATCTTCATGACCATTGGCCTGGGTCCTGTGACTGGCATCCCCCTTCCGTTTATGAGTTACGGCCGAAGCGCCATGGTCGTGAATTTCCTCGCCTTAGGCCTATGTCTTTCGGTGTCAAGGCGCTCCAAGCGGTCCCTGAACCGATGA
- a CDS encoding Mrp/NBP35 family ATP-binding protein codes for MAIAEKAAELLKGIVDAGSNRSVVDLGWLDRVRVDPPRAVLRLNLPGFAQGQRDRIVAEARERLLALETIQDVQIEVGTPPSQGGIGQAGHGQAAERQPIPGVKQVIAVSSGKGGVGKSTVAVNLACSLAKQGLRVGLLDADIYGPNAPIMLGVADQSPEVNGSGDEQRMIPLESCGVAVVSMGLLIEENQPVIWRGPMLNGIIRQFLYQVDWSERDVLVVDLPPGTGDAQLSLAQAVPMAGVVIVTTPQKVALQDARRGLAMFLQMGVPVLGVVENMSAFIPPDQPDRSYALFGSGGGQTLADAFDVPLLAQIPMEMSVQEGGDQGRPISISHPSSVSAQAFKELAETVANSLQAIS; via the coding sequence ATGGCCATAGCAGAAAAGGCAGCTGAGTTGCTGAAAGGGATCGTGGATGCAGGGAGCAATCGCTCTGTTGTGGATCTCGGCTGGCTGGATCGCGTGCGAGTGGATCCCCCCCGAGCGGTGCTCCGTCTCAATCTGCCTGGCTTTGCCCAAGGCCAACGGGACAGGATCGTCGCTGAGGCACGGGAACGACTTTTAGCCCTTGAAACCATTCAAGATGTCCAAATTGAAGTAGGCACCCCTCCTTCTCAAGGAGGCATTGGTCAAGCCGGCCATGGCCAAGCAGCCGAACGCCAGCCCATCCCAGGGGTCAAACAAGTCATTGCCGTTAGCAGTGGGAAAGGAGGCGTGGGCAAAAGCACTGTGGCGGTCAATCTTGCTTGCTCCCTGGCAAAACAGGGACTCCGTGTTGGCTTACTCGATGCTGATATTTACGGCCCTAATGCACCGATCATGCTTGGCGTTGCCGATCAAAGCCCCGAGGTCAATGGCTCTGGTGATGAGCAGCGGATGATCCCACTGGAGAGCTGCGGGGTCGCCGTGGTCTCGATGGGGTTGTTGATCGAAGAAAACCAACCAGTCATCTGGCGTGGACCGATGCTGAACGGGATTATTCGCCAGTTTCTGTATCAGGTGGACTGGAGCGAGCGCGATGTGCTGGTCGTCGATCTTCCACCTGGAACTGGCGATGCCCAACTTTCCCTGGCCCAGGCCGTTCCCATGGCAGGAGTGGTGATCGTGACCACGCCGCAAAAAGTGGCGTTGCAAGATGCCAGGCGAGGCTTGGCCATGTTCCTTCAGATGGGCGTCCCGGTTCTTGGCGTCGTTGAGAACATGAGCGCCTTCATCCCACCTGATCAGCCCGACAGGAGCTATGCCCTGTTTGGATCCGGGGGCGGACAAACATTGGCGGACGCCTTCGACGTGCCTCTGTTAGCCCAGATCCCGATGGAAATGTCCGTGCAAGAGGGAGGCGATCAAGGCCGACCTATCAGCATCAGCCACCCCAGCTCCGTGAGTGCACAGGCCTTCAAAGAGCTGGCTGAGACAGTTGCCAACAGCCTTCAAGCGATCAGCTGA
- the hemF gene encoding oxygen-dependent coproporphyrinogen oxidase has protein sequence MVRSLLKRLKGKILLSSDATGERPPSDSRTRARALVQGLQDEICAGLEQLDGSAHFQEESWDRPEGGGGRSRVMTEGRVFEQGGVNFSEVHGKELPPSILKQRPEAKGHPWFATGTSMVLHPRNPFIPTVHLNYRYFEAGPVWWFGGGADLTPFYPFLEDARHFHREHQRACDSIDPKLYTVFKPWCDEYFFLKHRQETRGIGGIFYDYQDGSGRLYRGQDAEGPAARQAAEIGACPLGWDQLHDLARACGQAFLPAYTPIVEKRNPLPYGERERQFQLYRRGRYVEFNLVWDRGTIFGLQTNGRTESILMSLPPMARWQYGYRAPEGSREELLTDLFTRPQDWFGDSTLEDRCRPHQAID, from the coding sequence ATGGTTCGCTCTCTCCTTAAGCGCCTCAAGGGCAAGATCTTGCTCTCCTCGGATGCCACGGGGGAGCGACCACCTTCCGATTCCCGCACGCGAGCCAGGGCGCTGGTGCAGGGCCTCCAAGATGAAATTTGCGCTGGCCTCGAGCAACTGGATGGCAGTGCCCATTTTCAGGAGGAGAGTTGGGATCGTCCGGAAGGAGGTGGTGGACGTTCGCGGGTGATGACCGAGGGGCGGGTGTTTGAGCAGGGAGGGGTGAACTTTTCCGAGGTACACGGCAAAGAATTGCCACCGTCGATCCTCAAGCAGCGTCCTGAGGCCAAAGGGCATCCCTGGTTCGCAACCGGAACGTCGATGGTGTTGCACCCTCGCAATCCCTTCATTCCGACTGTTCATTTGAACTATCGCTACTTCGAGGCGGGCCCTGTTTGGTGGTTTGGAGGGGGTGCCGATCTCACGCCTTTTTATCCGTTCCTCGAGGATGCCCGCCACTTCCATCGAGAGCACCAGCGGGCCTGTGATTCCATCGACCCCAAGCTTTACACCGTGTTTAAGCCTTGGTGCGATGAATATTTCTTCCTGAAGCACCGCCAGGAGACACGGGGGATCGGGGGGATTTTCTACGACTACCAAGATGGAAGTGGTCGCCTGTATCGAGGCCAGGACGCAGAGGGACCTGCGGCGCGTCAAGCCGCAGAAATCGGCGCGTGCCCACTGGGTTGGGACCAATTGCATGACCTGGCACGCGCTTGTGGACAAGCCTTCTTGCCTGCCTACACCCCGATTGTGGAGAAGCGCAATCCACTCCCCTATGGAGAGAGAGAACGTCAATTTCAGCTCTACCGGCGTGGCCGCTACGTGGAGTTCAATCTGGTCTGGGATCGGGGCACGATTTTTGGACTGCAGACCAACGGTCGTACGGAATCGATCTTGATGTCTCTTCCTCCGATGGCACGCTGGCAGTACGGCTATCGAGCCCCTGAAGGATCCCGGGAGGAATTACTCACAGACCTGTTTACCCGTCCGCAGGATTGGTTTGGAGATTCGACCCTTGAGGACCGTTGCCGCCCTCATCAGGCGATTGATTAA
- a CDS encoding cofactor assembly of complex C subunit B, translated as MPTTQTSTLLLTLLLAIGLVFFLRAASKDRTTVVEVHSPRPALEVMEGLCTWLESRGWIRDGGDAERCLLEYRGRVASSNPLAVLLSILGGVGAGCLGLVLRELNPSLSWWPLSLILLGPLAGWVYSRRAARQEGIQIRLIEPAPQEGSTLRLRAHRDELIALELALGEPLELASDGSLLSSPI; from the coding sequence ATGCCAACCACACAGACATCCACATTGTTGCTGACTCTGCTGTTGGCCATTGGACTCGTGTTCTTCTTGCGAGCCGCCAGCAAAGATCGCACCACCGTGGTGGAGGTGCACTCCCCCAGGCCCGCGCTTGAAGTCATGGAAGGACTCTGCACGTGGCTCGAGAGTCGCGGTTGGATTCGCGATGGCGGCGATGCAGAGCGCTGTTTGCTCGAATATCGCGGGCGCGTGGCCTCCAGCAACCCTTTAGCAGTGTTGCTTTCCATTCTTGGCGGGGTTGGCGCAGGCTGCCTCGGACTCGTGCTGCGTGAGCTCAACCCATCGCTTTCCTGGTGGCCGCTCTCGCTCATCCTGCTTGGGCCCCTCGCCGGTTGGGTTTACAGCCGACGGGCAGCCCGTCAGGAAGGCATCCAAATCCGTTTGATCGAACCAGCACCCCAAGAAGGAAGCACCCTCAGGCTTCGTGCGCACCGCGACGAATTGATCGCCCTCGAGCTGGCTTTAGGCGAACCCCTTGAACTCGCCAGCGATGGCTCTTTGCTCTCCTCCCCCATCTGA
- a CDS encoding PadR family transcriptional regulator has product MLHRRSATHNCLADIEHYFQQPPPLFLDLELAVCWILACLLQHDSYPSGLLQRLQREHPQLRVSETVLHQAVDFLNQQELLECYSKRCPSRGRPRRMLHLHEEARAEAERLMEPWQRWLLEHDPLTT; this is encoded by the coding sequence ATGCTCCACCGTCGCAGCGCCACTCACAACTGCCTGGCCGATATCGAACATTATTTTCAGCAACCACCACCACTGTTTTTAGATCTCGAACTGGCGGTGTGCTGGATCTTGGCCTGCCTTCTCCAGCACGACAGCTATCCCTCTGGACTGCTCCAGAGACTTCAACGGGAACATCCACAGTTGCGCGTGTCTGAAACCGTCCTGCACCAGGCCGTTGACTTTTTAAATCAGCAAGAACTGCTTGAGTGCTACAGCAAGCGCTGTCCAAGCCGCGGCCGTCCTCGCCGCATGCTCCATCTCCATGAGGAGGCCAGAGCCGAGGCTGAGCGGTTGATGGAACCATGGCAGCGCTGGCTCCTCGAACATGACCCCCTGACCACCTAG
- a CDS encoding ribonuclease D, with translation MTDITAQPRAFAVFDGDLDADWAERYSHATALAVDTEAMGLIHGRDRLCLVQICDAEDQVSCVRIALGQTEAPRLKTLMEQASIEKVFHFARFDVAALATGLGIRVNPIFCTKVGSRLARTYSPRHGLKEVVMELVGVELDKQAQSSDWGRVDELSHTQLAYAANDARYLLPARDRLKEMLQREGRWDLAERCFACIPVMSDLDRFRFTQTFEH, from the coding sequence ATGACTGACATCACTGCACAGCCTCGAGCGTTTGCTGTTTTCGATGGCGATCTTGATGCGGACTGGGCGGAGCGTTACAGCCATGCCACCGCTCTCGCCGTGGATACGGAAGCGATGGGTTTGATTCATGGACGGGATCGTCTCTGTCTGGTTCAAATCTGTGATGCCGAAGATCAGGTGTCCTGCGTTCGCATCGCCCTGGGGCAAACCGAGGCCCCACGCTTGAAAACGTTGATGGAACAGGCCTCGATCGAGAAGGTGTTCCATTTCGCCCGCTTTGATGTGGCGGCGCTTGCGACCGGGCTGGGCATCAGGGTGAACCCCATTTTCTGCACCAAGGTTGGGAGTCGGTTAGCCCGCACCTACAGCCCTCGCCATGGACTCAAGGAGGTGGTGATGGAGCTGGTGGGTGTGGAGCTGGATAAGCAGGCCCAAAGCAGTGATTGGGGTCGTGTGGATGAACTCAGCCACACCCAACTCGCCTATGCGGCGAACGATGCGCGCTATTTACTCCCCGCCCGAGACCGCCTCAAGGAGATGTTGCAGCGTGAGGGGCGCTGGGACCTTGCCGAGCGTTGCTTTGCTTGCATTCCGGTGATGTCTGATCTCGATCGCTTTCGCTTCACCCAGACCTTTGAGCATTGA